One window of Aliarcobacter lanthieri genomic DNA carries:
- a CDS encoding GNAT family N-acetyltransferase produces MLDLEFSECSKNDVKTIVEIVNKAYRGEKTDKAWTSESHLLSGKRLNDKMLEGILKEPNTKTYIVKNIDKIVGTIQTKLENDAIHIGLFAIDTSMQSSGIGKHLLEFAESTSSKLWNKNIFFMEVISSRKDLIEYYNRRGYKSTDSYIEFPKSELWTTLIDDELKLLVLKKVKNRF; encoded by the coding sequence ATGTTAGATTTAGAATTTTCTGAATGCAGTAAAAATGATGTAAAAACTATTGTCGAAATAGTAAATAAAGCTTATAGAGGAGAGAAAACTGATAAAGCTTGGACAAGCGAATCTCATTTATTAAGTGGTAAAAGATTAAATGATAAAATGTTAGAAGGTATTTTAAAAGAACCAAATACAAAAACGTATATTGTAAAAAATATAGATAAAATTGTAGGTACTATTCAAACTAAACTTGAAAATGATGCTATACATATAGGTCTTTTTGCTATTGATACATCTATGCAATCAAGTGGAATAGGAAAACATTTATTGGAGTTTGCTGAAAGTACTTCTTCAAAGCTTTGGAATAAAAATATTTTTTTTATGGAAGTAATATCAAGTAGAAAAGATTTAATAGAATATTATAATAGAAGAGGTTATAAAAGTACAGATTCTTATATTGAATTTCCAAAGTCTGAACTGTGGACAACTTTAATAGATGATGAGTTAAAACTGTTAGTTTTAAAAAAAGTTAAAAATAGATTTTAA
- a CDS encoding GNAT family N-acetyltransferase, with protein sequence MKILKLTKNHKNDFININKLTKENLENPDFFIGFFSNEEIDNFLQNDNQAIFYGCLENNDLVALSGLFFDVEDFQNELNILNINPKLCAEIGASMTLKNARGKGYMLSINKELIKIAKEKNIKYLLATAHPDNIASNKSLNNLGMNFIKEFKRHNFPRNLYILNLN encoded by the coding sequence TTGAAAATATTAAAGTTAACTAAAAATCATAAAAATGATTTTATAAATATTAATAAACTTACAAAAGAGAATCTAGAAAATCCTGATTTTTTTATAGGATTTTTTAGTAATGAAGAAATAGATAATTTTTTACAAAATGACAATCAAGCAATATTTTATGGATGTTTAGAGAACAACGATTTAGTTGCTTTATCTGGATTATTTTTTGATGTTGAAGATTTTCAAAATGAATTAAATATTCTTAATATAAATCCAAAACTTTGTGCTGAAATTGGAGCCTCAATGACTTTAAAAAATGCAAGAGGAAAAGGATACATGTTAAGTATAAATAAAGAACTAATAAAAATTGCTAAAGAAAAAAATATAAAATATCTTCTTGCTACTGCTCATCCAGATAATATTGCAAGTAATAAATCTTTAAATAATCTAGGTATGAATTTTATAAAAGAGTTTAAAAGACATAATTTTCCAAGAAATTTATATATTTTAAATCTAAACTAA
- a CDS encoding autotransporter assembly complex protein TamA — protein MIYRLLIIILFSLSSFANDIKTIDFNGDIDLVLGDFSKSNLEKVCDISYPSFYKFWKESPIFSEKDITICSELLEDYTHSIGFYNSLITYEIDEDKATFTIKKNEQIKISSIKIDNEYKNLIELKVGDGFESSNFTNSKKYILKYLGEKGYPKAVLDAKAYVDIDDYKVDIEYKITKNDIQYFGDVYIENNANIDTSFLEKNIAFNKGEVYNSNLIDKTYENLYNFGIYKYIAVEPNIDRDDNIVPVDVKLIEGDYRETMYGFGYDTDTKFRFKAQYKNENFLGNLKQFTIGTKVNSDGYNIYNNLYNPYFIRDDISFNNDISYEDMDYKSYSQKKIEEKLSFSKDFFGLSNTAGILLEHSTIKSDLQYYKSGSYLLNSFFYEAIFDRRDDVLNPKNGYYLSFYIENGSKLLASEIDYIKTLSEFRYIKTFDKVTSSFKTSIGTLSKDLPIFKHFFAGGDYSNRGYSYQKVGKKDYEDKPYGGLSMIDSSLEFEYALNKDLGLVTFFDSTMLSLEENKFNDKFYNSYGIGARYYTPIGPLRVDLGFPVDEGGFVFHIGIGQVF, from the coding sequence ATGATATATAGATTATTAATTATTATTTTATTTTCACTAAGTTCTTTTGCTAATGATATAAAAACTATTGATTTTAATGGAGATATAGATTTAGTATTGGGAGATTTTTCAAAATCAAATTTAGAAAAGGTTTGTGATATCTCATATCCAAGTTTTTATAAGTTTTGGAAAGAAAGTCCTATTTTTAGTGAGAAAGATATAACTATTTGTAGTGAATTATTAGAAGATTATACACATAGTATAGGATTTTATAACTCTTTAATAACTTATGAAATAGATGAAGATAAAGCTACTTTTACTATTAAAAAGAATGAACAAATAAAAATATCTTCAATAAAAATAGATAATGAATATAAAAATTTAATAGAATTAAAAGTTGGAGATGGATTTGAATCTTCTAATTTTACAAATTCTAAAAAATATATCTTAAAATATTTAGGTGAAAAAGGTTATCCTAAAGCTGTTTTAGATGCAAAAGCTTATGTAGATATTGATGATTATAAAGTTGATATTGAATATAAAATTACAAAAAATGATATTCAATATTTTGGAGATGTTTATATTGAAAATAATGCTAATATTGATACTTCTTTTTTAGAAAAAAATATTGCATTTAATAAAGGAGAAGTATATAACTCAAATCTTATAGATAAAACTTATGAAAACTTATATAATTTTGGTATTTATAAATATATTGCAGTTGAACCAAATATAGATAGAGATGATAATATAGTTCCTGTAGATGTTAAACTTATCGAAGGTGATTATAGGGAAACTATGTATGGTTTTGGTTATGACACAGATACAAAATTTAGATTTAAAGCTCAATATAAAAATGAAAACTTTTTAGGAAATCTAAAGCAATTTACAATTGGAACGAAAGTAAATAGTGATGGATATAATATTTATAATAACCTTTATAATCCATATTTTATAAGAGATGATATATCTTTTAATAATGATATATCATATGAAGATATGGATTATAAAAGTTATTCACAAAAGAAAATCGAAGAAAAACTATCTTTTTCAAAAGATTTCTTTGGTTTATCTAACACAGCTGGAATTTTATTAGAACACTCTACAATAAAATCAGATTTACAATATTACAAAAGTGGAAGTTATCTTTTGAATTCATTTTTTTATGAAGCAATTTTTGATAGAAGAGATGATGTTTTAAATCCTAAAAATGGGTATTACTTATCATTTTATATTGAAAATGGGAGTAAATTATTAGCTAGTGAAATTGACTATATAAAAACTCTAAGTGAGTTTAGATATATAAAGACTTTTGATAAAGTTACAAGTTCATTTAAAACAAGTATAGGTACATTAAGTAAGGATTTACCTATCTTTAAACATTTCTTTGCTGGTGGAGATTACAGTAACCGTGGATATTCTTATCAAAAAGTAGGAAAAAAAGATTATGAAGATAAACCTTATGGTGGACTTTCTATGATTGATAGTAGCTTAGAATTTGAGTATGCCTTAAATAAAGATTTAGGTCTTGTAACATTTTTTGACTCTACAATGCTAAGCCTAGAAGAGAATAAATTTAATGATAAGTTTTATAACTCTTATGGAATTGGAGCTAGATATTATACTCCTATTGGACCTTTAAGAGTTGATTTAGGTTTTCCTGTTGATGAGGGTGGTTTTGTATTTCACATAGGAATAGGACAAGTATTTTGA
- a CDS encoding rhodanese-like domain-containing protein, producing the protein MKILKIFAFTIFLGSSLFSADFLTYEAFSKQLKEEAKKSGMMATTQEVKDALNAKDWAVVDVRTMEEWAGAAIKGSFRVGRESPEKALENIVLDDDDKFVKDKLIVVCNTASRAAIEAQAFKQMGFTTVKIYEINKWIDECNPVVTKYTAGEHKEGTKTKFGNYYAEHCKK; encoded by the coding sequence ATGAAAATATTAAAAATATTTGCTTTTACTATTTTTTTAGGAAGTTCACTTTTTAGTGCAGATTTTTTAACTTATGAAGCCTTTAGTAAACAATTAAAAGAAGAAGCTAAGAAATCTGGAATGATGGCAACAACACAAGAAGTAAAAGATGCATTAAACGCAAAAGATTGGGCTGTTGTTGATGTAAGAACAATGGAAGAATGGGCAGGAGCAGCAATCAAAGGAAGTTTTAGAGTTGGACGAGAATCACCTGAAAAAGCTTTAGAAAATATTGTATTAGATGATGATGACAAATTTGTTAAAGATAAATTAATAGTAGTTTGCAATACAGCTTCAAGAGCAGCTATTGAAGCACAAGCTTTTAAACAAATGGGATTTACAACTGTAAAAATTTATGAGATAAATAAATGGATAGATGAATGTAATCCTGTTGTTACAAAATATACTGCTGGTGAACATAAAGAAGGTACAAAAACAAAGTTTGGTAATTATTATGCTGAGCATTGTAAAAAATAG
- the mfd gene encoding transcription-repair coupling factor, producing MKNIYEFLKSLQHEKRLKECQLLIVNDDVQAQIASDIVSYLGFKPFVLSDFRANFGDDLLSFSQEIQEITKSLSDYYKYKKENKILISPIRTISFPLPKEKCFDEFNISFADKINIEEFKSKLYNWGYYFVDIVTSEGEISIRGDIIDICPLGSDFGYRVSLFDDEVESIRKFDIEDQKSQKDEIESFSINPAFLALDEDTFEELNEKVQTISSDAFIKDIHSLGFWYLGDLAEYLPQKLNSFVSQEALNELDEVYVFEEKRVNKDKFLLTPQIYSSKNYQEINPANVKEFISFHKDKKITIISNSEAKVKSVDLDLNDKSINYIFENLILNLIGDDEVIISLNKEIKKRRKKKVKLVLDELQYNDFVVHEKHGIGQYKGIEPVVVMGAKRDFVVLQYQGEDKLLIPVENLDTIDRYVADGSSYAIVDKLGRGSFAKLKEKVKDKLFKIANDIIRLAAARELVNGIKIDINKDLISTFQKSSGFAYTKDQTRSINEIFSDLSSGKVMDRLLSGDVGFGKTEVAMNALIAVINSGFQAIFVCPTTLLATQHFHSIQKRFEKFDINIAKLDGKTSSKDKNSIKKSFENGSLKMIIGTHSLLDIKSDNLALVIIDEEHKFGVKQKEKLKALREDVHIFSMSATPIPRTLNLALSKLKGMSSLLTPPSERLGVRTYVKEYNDKLIKEIVLREKRRGGQLFYVHNNIASIEAKKKDIEEIIPNIKVDIIHSQIKPDKAEKIIEAFENKEFDILLATSIVESGIHLPNANSIIVDGADRFGIADLHQLRGRVGRSNKEGYCYYVVEDKKSITQDAVKRLVALESNSYLGSGTALAHQDLEIRGGGNIIGVDQSGHIKQIGYGLYLKMLEDTLATLSGDKTEDKKTVDIKLAISAYISQEYISEDRVRLELYRRLSKVTSKEELYVIEEEMEDRFAKPDIPTKQFIELILIKILASQKNIQTISSYEMNITFVKEDNTKESIKSRSKDDDDIINATLEYLRR from the coding sequence GTGAAAAATATTTATGAATTTTTAAAGAGTTTACAACATGAAAAAAGATTAAAAGAGTGCCAACTTTTAATAGTAAATGATGATGTTCAAGCACAAATTGCTAGTGATATTGTCTCATATTTAGGATTTAAACCTTTTGTTTTATCAGATTTTAGAGCAAATTTTGGAGATGATTTACTCTCTTTTAGTCAAGAAATACAAGAGATAACAAAAAGTTTAAGTGATTATTATAAATACAAAAAAGAGAATAAAATACTTATTTCTCCTATAAGAACTATTAGTTTTCCTTTACCAAAAGAGAAATGTTTTGATGAATTTAATATAAGTTTTGCAGATAAAATAAATATTGAAGAGTTTAAAAGTAAACTTTATAATTGGGGATATTATTTTGTAGATATTGTTACAAGTGAAGGAGAAATATCTATAAGAGGTGATATCATTGATATATGTCCTTTAGGAAGTGATTTTGGATATAGAGTAAGTTTATTTGATGATGAGGTTGAAAGTATCAGAAAATTTGATATAGAAGACCAAAAATCGCAAAAAGATGAGATTGAAAGTTTTTCTATAAATCCAGCATTTTTAGCACTTGATGAAGATACTTTTGAAGAGTTAAATGAAAAAGTACAAACAATTTCAAGTGATGCTTTTATAAAAGACATTCACTCTTTAGGTTTTTGGTATTTAGGTGATTTGGCTGAATATTTACCACAAAAACTAAACTCTTTTGTTTCACAAGAAGCTTTAAATGAACTTGATGAAGTTTATGTCTTTGAAGAAAAAAGAGTAAATAAAGATAAGTTTTTATTAACTCCACAAATTTATAGTAGCAAAAACTATCAAGAGATAAATCCTGCAAATGTAAAAGAGTTTATATCTTTTCATAAAGATAAAAAAATAACTATCATTTCAAACTCTGAAGCAAAGGTAAAATCAGTTGATTTGGATTTGAATGATAAAAGTATAAACTATATTTTTGAAAATTTGATACTAAATTTAATAGGTGATGATGAAGTTATTATTTCTCTAAATAAAGAGATAAAAAAAAGAAGAAAGAAAAAAGTAAAACTTGTCCTTGATGAACTACAATACAATGATTTTGTAGTGCATGAAAAACATGGAATTGGTCAATACAAAGGAATAGAACCAGTTGTTGTAATGGGAGCAAAAAGAGATTTTGTAGTTTTACAATATCAAGGAGAAGATAAACTTTTAATTCCTGTTGAAAACTTAGATACTATTGATAGATACGTTGCTGATGGAAGTTCTTATGCTATTGTTGATAAACTCGGTCGAGGAAGTTTTGCAAAATTAAAAGAGAAAGTAAAAGATAAACTTTTTAAAATAGCAAATGATATTATAAGACTAGCAGCTGCACGTGAACTTGTAAATGGAATAAAAATAGATATAAATAAAGATTTAATATCAACTTTTCAAAAAAGTTCTGGATTTGCTTACACAAAAGATCAAACTAGAAGTATAAATGAGATTTTTTCTGATTTAAGTAGTGGAAAAGTTATGGATAGGCTACTTTCAGGAGATGTTGGATTTGGGAAAACTGAAGTTGCTATGAATGCTTTAATAGCTGTTATAAATAGTGGTTTTCAAGCAATTTTTGTATGTCCTACTACACTTTTAGCCACTCAACACTTTCATAGTATTCAAAAAAGGTTTGAAAAATTTGATATTAATATTGCAAAATTAGATGGTAAAACTAGTTCAAAAGATAAAAATAGTATAAAAAAATCTTTTGAAAATGGTAGTTTAAAGATGATAATAGGAACACACTCTTTACTAGATATAAAATCTGATAATTTAGCACTTGTAATCATAGATGAAGAGCATAAGTTTGGAGTGAAACAAAAAGAGAAATTAAAAGCTTTAAGAGAAGATGTACATATTTTCTCTATGAGTGCAACACCAATACCAAGAACATTAAATTTAGCCTTATCAAAACTAAAAGGAATGAGTAGCCTTTTAACACCTCCTAGTGAAAGATTAGGAGTTAGAACTTATGTAAAAGAGTATAACGATAAACTTATAAAAGAGATAGTTTTAAGAGAAAAAAGAAGAGGTGGACAACTTTTTTATGTTCATAATAATATAGCCTCAATTGAAGCAAAGAAAAAAGATATAGAAGAGATTATTCCAAATATTAAAGTAGATATTATTCACTCTCAAATAAAACCAGATAAAGCTGAAAAAATAATTGAAGCTTTTGAAAACAAAGAGTTTGATATTTTACTTGCAACTTCTATTGTAGAATCAGGTATTCACTTACCAAATGCAAATTCTATAATTGTTGATGGTGCAGATAGATTTGGTATTGCAGATTTACATCAACTTAGAGGTCGTGTTGGAAGAAGTAATAAAGAAGGGTATTGTTACTATGTAGTTGAAGATAAAAAATCTATCACACAAGATGCAGTAAAAAGACTTGTTGCTTTAGAATCAAACTCTTATTTAGGAAGTGGAACTGCACTTGCTCATCAAGATTTAGAAATTAGAGGTGGTGGGAATATTATAGGGGTTGATCAAAGTGGACATATAAAACAAATAGGTTATGGTTTATATTTAAAAATGCTTGAAGATACCTTAGCAACTTTGAGTGGTGATAAAACTGAAGATAAAAAAACAGTGGATATAAAACTAGCTATTTCAGCTTATATAAGCCAAGAGTATATAAGTGAAGATAGAGTAAGGTTAGAACTTTATAGAAGGCTTAGTAAGGTTACTTCTAAAGAAGAATTATATGTTATTGAAGAAGAGATGGAAGATAGATTTGCTAAACCAGATATTCCAACAAAACAGTTTATAGAACTTATATTAATAAAAATATTAGCAAGTCAGAAAAATATACAAACAATAAGTTCTTATGAGATGAATATTACTTTTGTAAAAGAAGATAATACAAAAGAGAGTATAAAATCAAGAAGCAAAGATGATGACGATATTATAAATGCTACCTTAGAGTATTTAAGGAGATAA
- a CDS encoding lysophospholipid acyltransferase family protein — protein sequence MVDVKKEIERKFPQIKENILKKSLLKIAKKIVHEDSINNFLAQNSHLKGFEFVDAVLDYFDFDYTVSSNDLQNIPTTGKVVIIANHPLGGLDALCLLKLIGSVRKDVKILANDFLVGFEALKPLMICINNFKNRQTKDSIKKIYEALNQEEAVIIFPAGEVSRATPKGIKDQDWSKGFLNFAKNSSSPILPIFLDAKNSKTFYTISMINKTFSTLLLSNEMFKKKSKNINIKVGQIIPNENLTPKGLDKNFLVNLYKKHLYSLKKGKKSFFETQSAIAHPVNRTDLYNELKKSLLLGQTNDKKEIYLYDYVEDSIVLKEIGRLRELSFRKVGEGVNKKRDTDKYDVYYQHIILYDKNELEIVGSYRIANSNLVYKKFGIKGFYSNSLFQFNDDFKQYLTNSIELGRSFVQPKYWGTRALDYLWFGIGAYLKNNPNIKYMFGPVSISGNFPAIAKDLLVFYYTYYFEEPKILVEAKSPYFYTNNLFDIREFFKFDDKKQDFKRLKSALLNIGLSVPPLYKQYSELTDDDGVKFLEFSIDKDFNNCVDGFIIVEISKIKGHIKQRYIG from the coding sequence ATGGTTGATGTAAAAAAAGAGATTGAAAGAAAATTTCCTCAAATAAAAGAGAATATATTAAAGAAATCTCTATTAAAAATTGCAAAAAAAATAGTTCATGAAGATTCAATAAATAACTTTTTAGCTCAAAATTCTCATTTAAAAGGTTTTGAATTTGTAGATGCAGTATTAGATTATTTTGATTTTGACTATACAGTTTCAAGTAATGATTTACAAAATATACCAACAACAGGAAAAGTTGTAATAATTGCAAATCATCCTTTAGGTGGGCTTGATGCACTTTGTTTATTAAAACTTATAGGAAGTGTTAGAAAAGATGTAAAAATATTGGCAAATGACTTTTTAGTTGGATTTGAAGCACTAAAACCTTTAATGATTTGTATAAATAATTTTAAAAATCGACAAACAAAAGATAGTATAAAAAAAATATATGAAGCATTAAACCAAGAAGAAGCAGTTATTATTTTTCCAGCAGGAGAAGTAAGTCGAGCAACACCAAAAGGAATAAAAGACCAAGATTGGAGTAAAGGTTTTTTAAACTTTGCAAAAAATAGTAGTAGTCCAATTTTACCAATATTCTTAGATGCAAAAAATTCAAAAACATTTTATACAATCTCTATGATAAATAAAACTTTTTCTACTCTTTTATTATCAAATGAAATGTTTAAAAAGAAATCAAAGAATATTAATATAAAAGTTGGTCAAATAATTCCAAATGAAAATCTAACTCCAAAGGGATTAGATAAGAATTTTTTAGTAAATTTATATAAAAAACATCTATATAGTCTAAAAAAAGGTAAAAAATCATTCTTTGAAACTCAAAGTGCAATAGCACATCCTGTAAACAGAACTGACTTATACAATGAACTTAAAAAATCATTACTTTTAGGACAAACAAATGATAAAAAAGAGATATATCTGTATGATTATGTTGAAGATTCTATTGTTTTAAAAGAAATTGGAAGATTAAGAGAGTTATCTTTTAGAAAAGTAGGTGAAGGTGTAAATAAAAAAAGAGATACAGATAAATATGATGTTTACTACCAACATATTATTTTATATGATAAAAACGAGTTGGAAATTGTAGGTTCATATAGAATAGCAAACTCAAATTTAGTTTATAAGAAATTTGGAATAAAAGGTTTTTATTCTAATTCATTATTTCAATTCAATGATGATTTCAAACAATATTTAACAAACTCTATTGAGTTAGGAAGAAGTTTTGTTCAACCAAAATATTGGGGAACAAGAGCATTAGATTATCTTTGGTTTGGAATTGGAGCATATTTAAAAAATAATCCAAATATAAAATATATGTTTGGACCAGTATCTATTTCTGGAAATTTTCCAGCAATTGCTAAAGATTTATTAGTATTCTATTATACATATTATTTTGAAGAACCAAAAATATTAGTCGAAGCTAAAAGTCCATATTTTTATACAAATAATCTTTTTGATATAAGAGAATTTTTCAAATTTGATGATAAAAAACAAGATTTTAAAAGGCTTAAATCTGCTTTATTAAATATTGGATTATCAGTACCTCCTTTGTACAAGCAATATAGTGAATTGACAGATGATGATGGTGTAAAATTTTTAGAATTTAGTATAGATAAAGATTTTAACAATTGTGTTGATGGTTTTATTATAGTTGAAATATCTAAAATAAAAGGGCATATAAAACAAAGATATATTGGATAG
- a CDS encoding DEAD/DEAH box helicase, which translates to MMKNLEQRLENLYLQKSEIENEILLLENQIKEQTLVLKKRLSKDEKIELFKELFISRSDIFARKWISRDGKKEGFFPVTATYQGEDYLPLTNKEVEEHLRGNIFLATYTIDNKNMSKFIVFELNSEDIFKLQRVLNELNIKAYYSLSSYNSLFAWIFFDDLISSKVAYNFALFLQKKANISAKLYPNKEFATKESLGFSLELPLQLKFRDKNRTVFLDISTNKIFEDQWYILSNIKKVSKNIVYNFADTPNIKSIEKDLKNIELPLNNIEIIIDNTIKIPTFNLSKSLISKLKSFATFENPQIKLLLSLRKPLYNTPKYIKSFDEDEKYLYLPRGLKDKIFDFFNSFGVKFTIKDERVFEKITTKEVLFNLRPEQEEAIKEIKRKDYSICVAPPGFGKTLIGAKIFEERSCKTLIIVNKNMLLDQWISRFVEYFGYTKKDIGYLGKGQNKLNGSLDIATMQSLNNTPEIIKNYSFVIVDECHHIPALTFEQVVKSFSGKFILGLSATPNRKDELDPILYQQLGEISYEYKKKKSHTNKLLVVRTDFISSSDNYSTIINELCLDEARNKQIIRAIKDNLNRKILLLTDRIEHINILENMLVDENIDFVSIHGSQNKKEQVENMQNVKKSSLILATTSYFGEGIDFPHLNTILFATPISYYGRLIQYLGRIGRGNQECLAIDFLDSKNAMLNSSYKKRLEGYKQMYYK; encoded by the coding sequence ATGATGAAAAATCTTGAACAAAGATTAGAAAACTTATACCTACAAAAATCAGAAATTGAAAATGAGATTTTACTTTTAGAAAATCAAATAAAAGAGCAAACACTTGTTCTTAAAAAAAGATTATCAAAAGATGAAAAAATAGAGCTTTTTAAAGAGTTATTTATTTCTAGAAGTGATATCTTTGCAAGAAAATGGATTAGTCGGGATGGGAAAAAAGAAGGATTCTTTCCAGTAACTGCTACTTATCAAGGTGAAGATTATCTTCCTTTAACAAATAAAGAAGTTGAAGAACATCTAAGAGGAAATATATTTTTAGCAACATATACAATAGATAATAAAAATATGTCAAAATTTATAGTTTTTGAATTAAATAGTGAAGATATTTTTAAACTACAAAGAGTTTTAAATGAATTAAATATAAAAGCTTATTACTCTTTGAGTTCATATAATTCTTTATTTGCTTGGATATTCTTTGATGATTTGATATCTTCAAAAGTAGCATATAATTTTGCTCTGTTTTTGCAAAAGAAAGCAAATATTAGTGCAAAACTCTATCCAAATAAAGAGTTCGCTACAAAAGAAAGTTTAGGTTTTAGTTTGGAATTACCTCTTCAACTTAAATTTAGAGATAAAAATAGAACAGTTTTTTTAGATATTAGTACAAATAAAATTTTTGAAGACCAATGGTATATTCTATCAAATATAAAAAAAGTTTCAAAGAATATTGTTTATAATTTTGCAGATACTCCAAATATAAAAAGTATAGAAAAAGATTTAAAAAACATAGAATTACCTTTGAATAATATTGAAATAATAATTGATAATACGATTAAAATTCCTACTTTTAATTTATCAAAATCATTAATTTCAAAATTAAAATCTTTTGCAACTTTTGAAAATCCACAAATAAAACTTCTTTTGTCTTTAAGGAAACCTTTATATAACACTCCAAAATATATAAAAAGTTTTGATGAAGATGAAAAATATTTATATCTTCCAAGAGGACTAAAAGATAAAATTTTTGATTTTTTTAACTCTTTTGGAGTGAAATTTACTATAAAAGATGAAAGAGTTTTTGAAAAAATAACTACAAAAGAAGTACTTTTTAATCTTCGTCCAGAGCAAGAAGAAGCTATAAAGGAGATAAAAAGAAAAGATTATTCTATTTGTGTTGCTCCACCAGGTTTTGGAAAGACTTTAATAGGTGCAAAAATTTTTGAAGAAAGAAGTTGTAAAACTTTGATTATTGTAAATAAAAATATGCTACTTGATCAGTGGATTAGTCGTTTTGTAGAGTATTTTGGATATACAAAAAAAGATATTGGGTATTTAGGGAAGGGGCAAAATAAGTTAAATGGTTCTTTAGATATTGCAACTATGCAAAGTTTGAATAATACACCAGAGATTATAAAAAATTACTCATTTGTTATTGTTGATGAGTGCCATCACATTCCAGCTCTTACTTTTGAACAAGTTGTAAAAAGTTTTAGTGGAAAGTTTATATTAGGTCTTAGTGCTACACCAAATAGAAAGGATGAATTAGATCCTATTTTATATCAACAATTGGGCGAAATATCTTATGAATATAAAAAGAAAAAATCTCATACAAATAAGCTTTTAGTTGTAAGAACAGATTTTATAAGCAGTTCAGATAACTATAGTACAATAATAAATGAATTATGTTTAGATGAAGCTCGTAATAAACAAATAATTCGAGCTATAAAAGATAATTTGAATAGAAAAATATTACTTTTAACAGATAGGATAGAACATATAAATATATTAGAAAATATGTTAGTAGATGAAAATATTGACTTTGTATCCATTCATGGAAGCCAAAATAAAAAAGAACAAGTTGAAAATATGCAAAATGTAAAAAAAAGTTCTTTAATACTTGCAACTACTTCATATTTTGGAGAAGGAATAGATTTTCCTCATCTAAATACTATTTTATTTGCAACACCCATTTCATACTATGGAAGATTGATACAGTATTTAGGAAGAATTGGTAGAGGAAATCAAGAGTGTTTAGCTATAGATTTTCTAGATAGTAAAAATGCTATGTTAAACTCAAGTTATAAAAAAAGGCTTGAAGGTTATAAACAAATGTATTATAAATAA